In Chelonia mydas isolate rCheMyd1 chromosome 10, rCheMyd1.pri.v2, whole genome shotgun sequence, a single window of DNA contains:
- the SRL gene encoding sarcalumenin isoform X1, whose amino-acid sequence MEGLRLLCCCVASLLLLGAAEETEDVGETAKRDRSHIESTLKLSEAKPADDYSATLQRLRKIYHSSIKPLEQSYRYNELRQHEITAYHGRTLGSSATDGEITSKPMVLFLGPWSVGKSTMINYLLGLDDTPYQLYTGAEPTTSEFTVIMHGPKLKTIEGIVMAADSARSFSPLEKFGQNFLEKLIGIEVPHKLLERVTFVDTPGIIENRKQQERGYPFNDVCQWFIDRADLIFVVFDPTKLDVGLELEMLFRQLKGRESQIRIILNKADSLATQELMRVYGALFWSLAPLINVTEPPRVYVSSFWPPEYHPETHKDLFLKEEISLLEDLNQVIENRLENKIAFIRQHAIRVRIHALLVDRYLQTYKDKMTFFSDGELVFKDIVEDPDKFYIFKSILAKTNVSKFDLPNREAYKDFFGINPISSFKLLAQQCSYMGGCYLEKIERAITHELPDLLGSIGLGKKPSILSCDTTGCGETPRNRYRKP is encoded by the exons AAGAGACAGAAGATGTTGGAGAGACTGCCAAGAGGGACCGTTCCCATATAGAGAGCACCCTTAAACTGAGTGAGGCTAAACCTGCAGATGACTACTCAG CAACACTGCAGCGGTTGAGGAAGATCTACCACTCCTCCATCAAACCCCTGGAGCAGTCCTACAGATACAACGAGCTCAGGCAGCATGAGATCACAG CTTACCACGGACGTAccctgggctcctcagccacag ATGGGGAGATTACGTCCAAGCCAATGGTGCTGTTCTTGGGACCGTGGAGCGTTGGCAAATCCACCATGATAAACTACCTCCTAGGGCTGGACGACACGCCCTACCAGCTGTACACAG GGGCTGAACCCACCACCTCTGAGTTCACAGTCATCATGCACGGCCCAAAGCTGAAGACCATCGAGGGCATTGTGATGGCTGCTGACAGTGCacgctccttctctcccctcgaAAAGTTTGGGCAGAACTTCTTGGAGAAGCTGATCGGGATAGAGGTGCCTCATAAGCTTTTAGAGCGGGTCACCTTTGTAGACACACCGGGCATCATTGAAAACCGCAAGCAACAGGAACGAG GTTACCCATTCAATGACGTGTGCCAGTGGTTCATCGACAGAGCCGACCTCATCTTTGTCGTCTTTGACCCTACAAAGCTGGATGTGGGTCTGGAGCTGGAGATGCTGTTTCGTCAGCTGAAGGGCCGGGAGTCTCAGATAAGAATAATCTTGAACAAAGCGGACAGTCTCGCCACCCAGGAGCTTATGAGAGTCTATGGCGCCTTGTTCTGGAGCTTGGCTCCTCTGATCAATGTCACTGAACCTCCCAGGGTCTATGTCAGTTCCTTCTGGCCCCCGGAATATCACCCTGAAACCCACAAGGATCTGTTCCTTAAAGAAGAGATCTCGCTCTTAGAAGACCTTAACCAGGTGATTGAAAACAGGCTGGAGAATAAGATTGCCTTCATCCGCCAACATGCCATCCGGGTTCGCATCCATGCCCTCCTGGTTGACCGCTATTTGCAAACCTACAAGGACAAAATGACCTTCTTCAGTGATGGGGAGCTGGTATTCAAGGACATTGTGGAAGACCCTGACAAGTTCTACATCTTCAAGTCTATCCTGGCAAAGACCAATGTCAGCAAGTTTGATCTCCCCAACCGTGAGGCTTATAAGGACTTCTTCGGCATCAATCCCATCAGCAGCTTCAAGCTGCTAGCTCAGCAGTGTTCCTACATGGGAGGATGTTACCTGGAGAAGATCGAAAGGGCCATTACTCATGAGCTTCCTGATCTCTTGGGGAGTATTGGCTTGGGGAAGAAGCCCAGTATTCTCTCCTGTGACACGACTGGCTGTGGTGAAACCCCAAGGAACCGCTATAGGAAACCATAA
- the SRL gene encoding sarcalumenin isoform X2: MEGLRLLCCCVASLLLLGAAEETEDVGETAKRDRSHIESTLKLSEAKPADDYSATLQRLRKIYHSSIKPLEQSYRYNELRQHEITDGEITSKPMVLFLGPWSVGKSTMINYLLGLDDTPYQLYTGAEPTTSEFTVIMHGPKLKTIEGIVMAADSARSFSPLEKFGQNFLEKLIGIEVPHKLLERVTFVDTPGIIENRKQQERGYPFNDVCQWFIDRADLIFVVFDPTKLDVGLELEMLFRQLKGRESQIRIILNKADSLATQELMRVYGALFWSLAPLINVTEPPRVYVSSFWPPEYHPETHKDLFLKEEISLLEDLNQVIENRLENKIAFIRQHAIRVRIHALLVDRYLQTYKDKMTFFSDGELVFKDIVEDPDKFYIFKSILAKTNVSKFDLPNREAYKDFFGINPISSFKLLAQQCSYMGGCYLEKIERAITHELPDLLGSIGLGKKPSILSCDTTGCGETPRNRYRKP; encoded by the exons AAGAGACAGAAGATGTTGGAGAGACTGCCAAGAGGGACCGTTCCCATATAGAGAGCACCCTTAAACTGAGTGAGGCTAAACCTGCAGATGACTACTCAG CAACACTGCAGCGGTTGAGGAAGATCTACCACTCCTCCATCAAACCCCTGGAGCAGTCCTACAGATACAACGAGCTCAGGCAGCATGAGATCACAG ATGGGGAGATTACGTCCAAGCCAATGGTGCTGTTCTTGGGACCGTGGAGCGTTGGCAAATCCACCATGATAAACTACCTCCTAGGGCTGGACGACACGCCCTACCAGCTGTACACAG GGGCTGAACCCACCACCTCTGAGTTCACAGTCATCATGCACGGCCCAAAGCTGAAGACCATCGAGGGCATTGTGATGGCTGCTGACAGTGCacgctccttctctcccctcgaAAAGTTTGGGCAGAACTTCTTGGAGAAGCTGATCGGGATAGAGGTGCCTCATAAGCTTTTAGAGCGGGTCACCTTTGTAGACACACCGGGCATCATTGAAAACCGCAAGCAACAGGAACGAG GTTACCCATTCAATGACGTGTGCCAGTGGTTCATCGACAGAGCCGACCTCATCTTTGTCGTCTTTGACCCTACAAAGCTGGATGTGGGTCTGGAGCTGGAGATGCTGTTTCGTCAGCTGAAGGGCCGGGAGTCTCAGATAAGAATAATCTTGAACAAAGCGGACAGTCTCGCCACCCAGGAGCTTATGAGAGTCTATGGCGCCTTGTTCTGGAGCTTGGCTCCTCTGATCAATGTCACTGAACCTCCCAGGGTCTATGTCAGTTCCTTCTGGCCCCCGGAATATCACCCTGAAACCCACAAGGATCTGTTCCTTAAAGAAGAGATCTCGCTCTTAGAAGACCTTAACCAGGTGATTGAAAACAGGCTGGAGAATAAGATTGCCTTCATCCGCCAACATGCCATCCGGGTTCGCATCCATGCCCTCCTGGTTGACCGCTATTTGCAAACCTACAAGGACAAAATGACCTTCTTCAGTGATGGGGAGCTGGTATTCAAGGACATTGTGGAAGACCCTGACAAGTTCTACATCTTCAAGTCTATCCTGGCAAAGACCAATGTCAGCAAGTTTGATCTCCCCAACCGTGAGGCTTATAAGGACTTCTTCGGCATCAATCCCATCAGCAGCTTCAAGCTGCTAGCTCAGCAGTGTTCCTACATGGGAGGATGTTACCTGGAGAAGATCGAAAGGGCCATTACTCATGAGCTTCCTGATCTCTTGGGGAGTATTGGCTTGGGGAAGAAGCCCAGTATTCTCTCCTGTGACACGACTGGCTGTGGTGAAACCCCAAGGAACCGCTATAGGAAACCATAA
- the SRL gene encoding sarcalumenin isoform X3 yields the protein MVLFLGPWSVGKSTMINYLLGLDDTPYQLYTGAEPTTSEFTVIMHGPKLKTIEGIVMAADSARSFSPLEKFGQNFLEKLIGIEVPHKLLERVTFVDTPGIIENRKQQERGYPFNDVCQWFIDRADLIFVVFDPTKLDVGLELEMLFRQLKGRESQIRIILNKADSLATQELMRVYGALFWSLAPLINVTEPPRVYVSSFWPPEYHPETHKDLFLKEEISLLEDLNQVIENRLENKIAFIRQHAIRVRIHALLVDRYLQTYKDKMTFFSDGELVFKDIVEDPDKFYIFKSILAKTNVSKFDLPNREAYKDFFGINPISSFKLLAQQCSYMGGCYLEKIERAITHELPDLLGSIGLGKKPSILSCDTTGCGETPRNRYRKP from the exons ATGGTGCTGTTCTTGGGACCGTGGAGCGTTGGCAAATCCACCATGATAAACTACCTCCTAGGGCTGGACGACACGCCCTACCAGCTGTACACAG GGGCTGAACCCACCACCTCTGAGTTCACAGTCATCATGCACGGCCCAAAGCTGAAGACCATCGAGGGCATTGTGATGGCTGCTGACAGTGCacgctccttctctcccctcgaAAAGTTTGGGCAGAACTTCTTGGAGAAGCTGATCGGGATAGAGGTGCCTCATAAGCTTTTAGAGCGGGTCACCTTTGTAGACACACCGGGCATCATTGAAAACCGCAAGCAACAGGAACGAG GTTACCCATTCAATGACGTGTGCCAGTGGTTCATCGACAGAGCCGACCTCATCTTTGTCGTCTTTGACCCTACAAAGCTGGATGTGGGTCTGGAGCTGGAGATGCTGTTTCGTCAGCTGAAGGGCCGGGAGTCTCAGATAAGAATAATCTTGAACAAAGCGGACAGTCTCGCCACCCAGGAGCTTATGAGAGTCTATGGCGCCTTGTTCTGGAGCTTGGCTCCTCTGATCAATGTCACTGAACCTCCCAGGGTCTATGTCAGTTCCTTCTGGCCCCCGGAATATCACCCTGAAACCCACAAGGATCTGTTCCTTAAAGAAGAGATCTCGCTCTTAGAAGACCTTAACCAGGTGATTGAAAACAGGCTGGAGAATAAGATTGCCTTCATCCGCCAACATGCCATCCGGGTTCGCATCCATGCCCTCCTGGTTGACCGCTATTTGCAAACCTACAAGGACAAAATGACCTTCTTCAGTGATGGGGAGCTGGTATTCAAGGACATTGTGGAAGACCCTGACAAGTTCTACATCTTCAAGTCTATCCTGGCAAAGACCAATGTCAGCAAGTTTGATCTCCCCAACCGTGAGGCTTATAAGGACTTCTTCGGCATCAATCCCATCAGCAGCTTCAAGCTGCTAGCTCAGCAGTGTTCCTACATGGGAGGATGTTACCTGGAGAAGATCGAAAGGGCCATTACTCATGAGCTTCCTGATCTCTTGGGGAGTATTGGCTTGGGGAAGAAGCCCAGTATTCTCTCCTGTGACACGACTGGCTGTGGTGAAACCCCAAGGAACCGCTATAGGAAACCATAA